A segment of the Nymphaea colorata isolate Beijing-Zhang1983 unplaced genomic scaffold, ASM883128v2 scaffold0686, whole genome shotgun sequence genome:
AAGATGTCCTTCTTAAGTTTAATTTTAAGTTCGACAAGGCTGGGGAACATTTTCAGATCACTGATGTGCAATTCTCAGACGGAGATCTCGGCTGCAAAGAGGAAGTCGTCACCGAAACTAAAAAGGTCGTCAGGAATCAGGTAAGAACTGTATCACAAAACACCGTCCGCACTACAGTTGTCGAGAACTCTCAAGGAAATGTTGACCAAAATCAAGGAAATATTCAAGTTAAAGGCATCATGATTGGCGAGCCAAATCCTTCACAACCTCCACCAAGAGTAAGCCATCACGAATAAAAATCCGTTGAAAGCGGCAATGGATGGATTGCCAAGCTTTTTGATGAAAGAGTGGAAAAGCCAATTCGTGATAGCAAGCAAcatcaagaaataaaaattgtGCAAAAGAGAGTCGCTGGACCAGCTCCAATTAAAATCCAGCCCGCTGGACCAGCTCCAATTAAAATCCAGCCCGCTGGACCAGCTCCAATTAAAATCCAGCCCGCTGGACCAATCGACCCAGTAGTTCAGCCAGCTGAAGGAGCCTTACCCTCACCCGCCATCAATGATCCTCAGTCACCCGAAGGATCCTCACCTGCTGTCAATGATCCTCAGTCACCCGAAGGATCCTCACCTGCTGTCAATGATCCTCAGTCACCTGAAGGAGCCTCGCCTGCTGTCAATGATCCTCAGTCACCTGAAGGAGCCTCGCCTGCAATTCTCACCACTAACAATCCAGCTACTCCTTCTAATGGCGAAACTGGTGGCGAAAACGGTGGTTCAACAACTACTTCTTTTAGCGATCCAGTTCCTTCCCCTAATGGCGAAACTGGTGGAGAGAATGGTGGTGAGAACAGTGGTCCTATTGGCCCTATCGATCCAGCTCCCCTTCCCCCTAATGGCGAAACTGGTGGAGAGAATGGTGGTGAGAACAGTGGTCCCATTGGCCCTATCGATCCAGCTCCCCTTCCCCCTAATGGCGAAACTGGTGGAGAGAATGGTGGTGAGAACAGTGGTCCCATTGGCCCTATCGATCCAGCTCCCCTTCCCCCTAATGGCGAAACTGGTGGAGAGAATGGTGGTGAGAACAGTGGTCCCATTGGCCCTATCGATCCAGTTGCACCTTCTCCCGTGGAGTCAAAATCCGAAGACGAGTCTCATGATTccaaaaaagatggaaaaaaggaATCTAAATCCTTTTTTGGATTTACTCGTAAGGAATCTAAGTCTGAAGGAGAATCACACGAGAAAAAGGAGTCAAAGTCTGCTTTTGGATTGACCCGCAAAGAATCTAAGTCCGAAGGTGAGTCACACAGCTCGAACAATGGTGACAAAAAGGAGATAAAGCCTGCTTTTGGATTGACCCGCAAAGAATCTAAGTCCGAAGGTGAGTCACACAGCTCGAACAATGGTGACAAAAAGGAGGTAAAGCCTGCTTTTGGATTGACCCGCAAAGAATCTAAGTCCGAAGGTGAGTCACACAGCTCGAACAATGGTGACAAAAAGGAGGTAAAGCCTGCTTTTGGATTGACCCGCAAAGAATCTAAGTCCGAAGGTGAGTCACACAGCTCGAACAATGGTGACAAAAAAGAGTCTAAGGTTGCGGCTAAGCCTTCAATTTTTACTTCGCTTGGAGAATCCAAGTCGGAAGATGGATCTCATGACTAATAGATTGGTTCTTGGGCAAAGGATTCCAAATCAAGCTAATCTTCAGGAAAAGGCGTAAACTATGGATAACTGCCAACTAAGGTTTACTTTGCTCCTCACCAATAAGAAGATTCTTCAAATGGAAAAAGCTAAAAAGATTCTTCTGATTCATCAAAATCAGTTTCTTCAAAGCCTACTCCAGTTGTGGTATCTTCTCTAAGCCCTTCAAAGCCTTAAAGTAAAGACTCTAAAGAGTCTAGCGCTAAAGAATCCAAAGAATCCAAGAACTCTAAAGATTCTAAGGACTCTAAAGAATCCAAGGACTCTAAAGATTCTAAGTCCTCAACAAAGTCATCCTCTTCAGGCAATCTCAAGAAGAATTGAAAAGGGTGAGCctttaaaattaagattttttaCCGAAAAATCTTAATTCCATGATATCGGTATGTTAAAGTTATCAAAATTTCCATATAAATCCTTGCATTTAATACTTCTAGTCAAGCCTGTTCACAAGACATGGCCAAATTTGCTTCAAATATTAGCTGATTAAATAGAATGAAGATCATTCAATTAATAGATTGCTTGACTTAAACTCTTTTTCATATACCTTGCTTATGGTCAAATTGCATAAGGTAACGTTGTTTTGGAAGACCTTTCCATAAGGTGCGCTCCATCCTCCAAAAGCGGTATAATCATCAAAGGAAGGGCTTGCGTCATTGTGGGAATAGATTAGAGGGTACTGGGAAAGGTCGCATCCTTGAGAGCCGAAGATTTGACGATAGAACCTATCGGAGGTTTGAATGCCTGCTGGTGTTTGGAAATACTTGAGTTGTGCCAACATTTCCTTCACATAATCGCAGTTTGCTTTATGGTCGTTGCCCCAAGTGCAGCCAGGGTTAGGATTATCCTCCAAGAAGAGCCAGAATCTGTCATAGTATTGATTAGCGATCACCAACACCACTGCATCAATTTGCAACTTTGCGCTTTTTCCTCTGCAAGGCCTAATGAAAAGCTCTGTCTTGAGTCCTGCTCTCTTTGCGTAGATAAGGGTGTCCTT
Coding sequences within it:
- the LOC116245484 gene encoding uncharacterized protein LOC116245484; protein product: MIISIVNYLMKSLSIFLQIFAIAALIFSTVSLIGLDSAPAVAFQSNFDCLKSAGYSFANVRAFSLEGIDLDLSVKDTLIYAKRAGLKTELFIRPCRGKSAKLQIDAVVLVIANQYYDRFWLFLEDNPNPGCTWGNDHKANCDYVKEMLAQLKYFQTPAGIQTSDRFYRQIFGSQGCDLSQYPLIYSHNDASPSFDDYTAFGGWSAPYGKVFQNNVTLCNLTISKVYEKEFKSSNLLIE